In Sphaeramia orbicularis chromosome 7, fSphaOr1.1, whole genome shotgun sequence, one genomic interval encodes:
- the hdac7a gene encoding histone deacetylase 7 isoform X1 — protein sequence MFTPQTDGICTSGSFIKTATQDSIFHKLEDSAVAVPLPCTTLFPMDLRVGERGVRPGSDTALLTPLHPPLLLSPFSHQPRTSFSQQQLHQQIRFNMEQRRREQEQHKKQQELQQLKHKDKSQQSAVASSLVKQKLQEVILNKQKQAALERTNSNTLSTSTMAYRTQGPDSSVSSQPLVSSPSQPSSEGPEGTPLRRAASEPNLKVKHKLKKHLNTRKSPLTRKESAPPTIKHRVPETLDSSPSSSSTPVSGCSSPNDSLPNENGLLPSAGGLSHEAQKLLLRDGTLANFTIQSPSTQPTITLGLPANARADGELSSLKVGRVPIVTAGGSPVFLPLSREDQAGQLNPHLPVIILEPSGLVHTPLLTVPGLDTVPLQFPPQLDHLAPGGPQPHKPLSRTRSEPLPQSPRSLHTHLLQQQHSSQLLERLKQQTHLGKLMSKSSEKPRLHQIPSEEMDSEDGGGSSPTEPTYPSRVRAESLREAEQTASKSHEEQINLQHTLILNQSLLWEQQKQLQQLHRQMETLAVPMLRSGGGGVGSALGVHRPLSRTQSSPASTSLTLPEKPLSLPGQEVSSKPRFTTGLVYDSQMLKHQCTCGDNSSHPEHAGRIQSIWSRLQERGLRGQCESIRGRKATLEELQSVHTEKHVLLYGTNPLNRLKLDNRKLAGILSQRMFVMLPCRGVGVDNDTIWNESHTSTASRMAAGSVVELAFRVAKGELKNGFAVVRPPGHHADPSNPMGFCYFNSVAIAARQLQHKLSVSKILIVDWDVHHGNGTQEVFYSDPNVLYMSLHRYDDGNFFPGSGSPAEVGSGAGEGFNVNVAWTGGLDPPMGDAEYLAAFRTVVMPIAQEFSPDVVLVSAGFDAAEGNPAPLGGYKVSAKCFSFLTRQLMSLAGGRVVLALEGGHDLTAICDASEACVSALLGIQEPLPEEVLLEKPNANSVRSLQTVIQIQSQYWQSVKAYSGSVALSYMAAQRRDCEEADAVNALASLSVGVLSNKSLPDEPMEHESESM from the exons ATTCGGCGGTGGCTGTGCCATTGCCGTGCACCACCTTGTTTCCCATGGACCTCCGGGTGGGAGAGCGGGGGGTGCGCCCTGGATCGGACACGGCGCTCCTCACCCCCCTGCACCCACCGTTACTCCTCAGCCCGTTCTCCCATCAGCCCCGCACCTCCTTCTCCCAACAGCAACTGCACCAGCAAATCCGG TTTAACAtggagcagaggaggagagagCAGGAGCAGCACAAGAAACAGCAGGAGTTGCAGCAGCTAAAACACAAAGACAAGAGTCAACAGA GTGCGGTGGCCAGCTCTCTGGTCAAACAGAAactccaggaggttattttgaaTAAGCAGAAACAGGCAGCGCTGGAGAGAACAAACTCCAATACTTTGTCCACCTCAACCATGGCATACAG AACACAAGGCCCAGACTCCAGTGTTTCCTCTCAGCCTTTGGTCTCGTCTCCGTCACAGCCGTCATCTGAGGGTCCAGAGGGGACGCCACTCCGCAGGGCAG CATCTGAGCCCAATCTGAAGGTGAAACACAAGCtgaagaaacacctgaatacCCGCAAGAGCCCCCTCACCCGCAAGGAGAGCGCCCCCCCTACTATTAAACACAGAGTACCCGAAACACTGG ACTCGtctcccagcagcagcagcactccGGTCTCCGGCTGTAGCTCCCCCAACGACAGTCTGCCCAATGAGAATGGGCTGCTGCCATCTGCAGGCGGCCTGTCGCACGAG GCTCAGAAGCTGCTGCTCAGAGATGGAACTCTTGCTAACTTCACCATCCAGAGTCCGTCCACTCAGCCCACCATCACACTGGGACTGCCGGCTAATGCCAGG GCTGATGGGGAGTTATCGTCTCTGAAGGTGGGTCGGGTGCCCATTGTTACTGCGGGGGGGTCACCAGTCTTCCTCCCTCTGAGTAGAGAGGATCAGGCTGGGCAGCTGAACCCCCACCTGCCCGTCATCATCCTGGAGCCGTCTGGACTTGTACACACTCCTCTGCTCActg TACCAGGTCTAGACACCGTTCCCCTCCAGTTCCCACCCCAGTTGGACCACCTGGCTCCAGGGGGCCCTCAGCCCCACAAGCCCCTGAGCAGAACACGCTCCGAGCCCCTCCCACAGAGCCCCCGGTCTCTTCACACTCATCTCCTCCAACAGCAGCACAGCAGCCAACTACTGGAGAGACTGAAACAGCAGACTCACCTGGGCAAG CTGATGTCCAAGTCCAGTGAGAAGCCCAGACTGCATCAGATCCCGTCTGAGGAGATGGACTCCGAGGACGGTGGGGGATCATCACCCACAGAGCCCACCTACCCAAGCAGAGTGAGGGCGGAGTCATTGAGGGAGGCGGAGCAAACAGCATCCAAGAGCCACGAGGAGCAAATCAACCTTCAGCACACACTCATACTCAACCAG TCGTTGCTATGGGAACAGCAGAAGCAGCTGCAGCAGTTGCATCGGCAAATGGAGACCCTGGCGGTTCCCATGTTACGGAGCGGTGGTGGGGGGGTCGGTAGTGCTCTGGGGGTCCATCGGCCTCTGTCACGCACACAGTCGTCCCCCGCCTCCACCTCTCTCACTCTACCTGAGAAACCCCTGAGCCTACCTGGACAGGAAGTCAGCAGCAAACCACGCTTCACCACGG GCCTTGTGTATGACTCTCAGATGCTTAAACACCAGTGTACCTGTGGTGACAACAGCAGCCACCCAGAGCATGCTGGGAGAATACAGAGCATCTGGTCCCGTCTTCAGGAAAGAGGACTGAGGGGACAGTGTGAG AGTATTCGTGGTCGTAAAGCCACTCTGGAGGAACTGCAGTCAGTGCATACGGAGAAACATGTGTTGCTCTACGGCACCAACCCACTCAACAGACTCAAACTGGATAACCGCAAACTGGCTG GAATCCTCTCTCAAAGAATGTTTGTGATGTTACCATGTCGGGGTGTAGGG GTTGATAATGACACGATCTGGAACGAGTCGCACACGTCCACGGCGTCACGCATGGCGGCGGGCAGCGTCGTCGAGCTGGCTTTCCGAGTGGCTAAAGGGGAGCTGAAG AACGGCTTTGCTGTGGTCAGACCACCAGGGCACCACGCCGACCCCTCCAATCCAAT GGGTTTCTGTTACTTCAACTCAGTGGCCATTGCAGCCAGACAGCTTCAACATAAGCTCAGCGTCAGTAAAATCCTCATAGTGGACTGG GATGTTCACCATGGTAACGGGACCCAGGAGGTGTTCTACAGCGACCCCAATGTCCTCTACATGTCACTTCACCGCTATGATGATGGAAACTTCTTCCCTGGCAGTGGGTCACCGGCAGAA GTCGGCTCTGGGGCTGGTGAGGGCTTCAACGTCAACGTGGCCTGGACCGGAGGACTGGACCCCCCCATGGGAGATGCAGAGTACCTCGCTGCATTCAG gACGGTGGTGATGCCCATCGCTCAGGAGTTCTCCCCGGACGTGGTTCTGGTCTCAGCTGGGTTTGATGCTGCAGAGGGAAACCCGGCTCCTCTGGGAGGGTACAAGGTCTCCGCCAAAT GTTTCAGCTTCCTCACCCGCCAGCTCATGTCTCTGGCAGGGGGTCGGGTGGTCCTGGCCCTCGAAGGAGGTCACGACCTCACAGCCATCTGTGACGCCTCCGAGGCCTGCGTCAGTGCACTCCTGGGCATACAG gagCCACTGCCAGAGGAAGTCTTACTAGAGAAGCCCAACGCTAACAGTGTGCGCTCCCTGCAGACCGTCATACAGATCCAAA gtcAGTACTGGCAGAGTGTGAAGGCCTACAGTGGATCGGTGGCTTTGTCCTACATGGCTGCTCAGAGGAGAGACTGTGAGGAAGCAGATGCTGTAAACGCCTTGGCTTCGCTCTCAGTAGGAGTTCTGTCCAACAAGAG CCTCCCTGACGAACCGATGGAGCACGAGAGCGAGTCCATGTAG
- the hdac7a gene encoding histone deacetylase 7 isoform X2 has product MDLRVGERGVRPGSDTALLTPLHPPLLLSPFSHQPRTSFSQQQLHQQIRFNMEQRRREQEQHKKQQELQQLKHKDKSQQSAVASSLVKQKLQEVILNKQKQAALERTNSNTLSTSTMAYRTQGPDSSVSSQPLVSSPSQPSSEGPEGTPLRRAASEPNLKVKHKLKKHLNTRKSPLTRKESAPPTIKHRVPETLDSSPSSSSTPVSGCSSPNDSLPNENGLLPSAGGLSHEAQKLLLRDGTLANFTIQSPSTQPTITLGLPANARADGELSSLKVGRVPIVTAGGSPVFLPLSREDQAGQLNPHLPVIILEPSGLVHTPLLTVPGLDTVPLQFPPQLDHLAPGGPQPHKPLSRTRSEPLPQSPRSLHTHLLQQQHSSQLLERLKQQTHLGKLMSKSSEKPRLHQIPSEEMDSEDGGGSSPTEPTYPSRVRAESLREAEQTASKSHEEQINLQHTLILNQSLLWEQQKQLQQLHRQMETLAVPMLRSGGGGVGSALGVHRPLSRTQSSPASTSLTLPEKPLSLPGQEVSSKPRFTTGLVYDSQMLKHQCTCGDNSSHPEHAGRIQSIWSRLQERGLRGQCESIRGRKATLEELQSVHTEKHVLLYGTNPLNRLKLDNRKLAGILSQRMFVMLPCRGVGVDNDTIWNESHTSTASRMAAGSVVELAFRVAKGELKNGFAVVRPPGHHADPSNPMGFCYFNSVAIAARQLQHKLSVSKILIVDWDVHHGNGTQEVFYSDPNVLYMSLHRYDDGNFFPGSGSPAEVGSGAGEGFNVNVAWTGGLDPPMGDAEYLAAFRTVVMPIAQEFSPDVVLVSAGFDAAEGNPAPLGGYKVSAKCFSFLTRQLMSLAGGRVVLALEGGHDLTAICDASEACVSALLGIQEPLPEEVLLEKPNANSVRSLQTVIQIQSQYWQSVKAYSGSVALSYMAAQRRDCEEADAVNALASLSVGVLSNKSLPDEPMEHESESM; this is encoded by the exons ATGGACCTCCGGGTGGGAGAGCGGGGGGTGCGCCCTGGATCGGACACGGCGCTCCTCACCCCCCTGCACCCACCGTTACTCCTCAGCCCGTTCTCCCATCAGCCCCGCACCTCCTTCTCCCAACAGCAACTGCACCAGCAAATCCGG TTTAACAtggagcagaggaggagagagCAGGAGCAGCACAAGAAACAGCAGGAGTTGCAGCAGCTAAAACACAAAGACAAGAGTCAACAGA GTGCGGTGGCCAGCTCTCTGGTCAAACAGAAactccaggaggttattttgaaTAAGCAGAAACAGGCAGCGCTGGAGAGAACAAACTCCAATACTTTGTCCACCTCAACCATGGCATACAG AACACAAGGCCCAGACTCCAGTGTTTCCTCTCAGCCTTTGGTCTCGTCTCCGTCACAGCCGTCATCTGAGGGTCCAGAGGGGACGCCACTCCGCAGGGCAG CATCTGAGCCCAATCTGAAGGTGAAACACAAGCtgaagaaacacctgaatacCCGCAAGAGCCCCCTCACCCGCAAGGAGAGCGCCCCCCCTACTATTAAACACAGAGTACCCGAAACACTGG ACTCGtctcccagcagcagcagcactccGGTCTCCGGCTGTAGCTCCCCCAACGACAGTCTGCCCAATGAGAATGGGCTGCTGCCATCTGCAGGCGGCCTGTCGCACGAG GCTCAGAAGCTGCTGCTCAGAGATGGAACTCTTGCTAACTTCACCATCCAGAGTCCGTCCACTCAGCCCACCATCACACTGGGACTGCCGGCTAATGCCAGG GCTGATGGGGAGTTATCGTCTCTGAAGGTGGGTCGGGTGCCCATTGTTACTGCGGGGGGGTCACCAGTCTTCCTCCCTCTGAGTAGAGAGGATCAGGCTGGGCAGCTGAACCCCCACCTGCCCGTCATCATCCTGGAGCCGTCTGGACTTGTACACACTCCTCTGCTCActg TACCAGGTCTAGACACCGTTCCCCTCCAGTTCCCACCCCAGTTGGACCACCTGGCTCCAGGGGGCCCTCAGCCCCACAAGCCCCTGAGCAGAACACGCTCCGAGCCCCTCCCACAGAGCCCCCGGTCTCTTCACACTCATCTCCTCCAACAGCAGCACAGCAGCCAACTACTGGAGAGACTGAAACAGCAGACTCACCTGGGCAAG CTGATGTCCAAGTCCAGTGAGAAGCCCAGACTGCATCAGATCCCGTCTGAGGAGATGGACTCCGAGGACGGTGGGGGATCATCACCCACAGAGCCCACCTACCCAAGCAGAGTGAGGGCGGAGTCATTGAGGGAGGCGGAGCAAACAGCATCCAAGAGCCACGAGGAGCAAATCAACCTTCAGCACACACTCATACTCAACCAG TCGTTGCTATGGGAACAGCAGAAGCAGCTGCAGCAGTTGCATCGGCAAATGGAGACCCTGGCGGTTCCCATGTTACGGAGCGGTGGTGGGGGGGTCGGTAGTGCTCTGGGGGTCCATCGGCCTCTGTCACGCACACAGTCGTCCCCCGCCTCCACCTCTCTCACTCTACCTGAGAAACCCCTGAGCCTACCTGGACAGGAAGTCAGCAGCAAACCACGCTTCACCACGG GCCTTGTGTATGACTCTCAGATGCTTAAACACCAGTGTACCTGTGGTGACAACAGCAGCCACCCAGAGCATGCTGGGAGAATACAGAGCATCTGGTCCCGTCTTCAGGAAAGAGGACTGAGGGGACAGTGTGAG AGTATTCGTGGTCGTAAAGCCACTCTGGAGGAACTGCAGTCAGTGCATACGGAGAAACATGTGTTGCTCTACGGCACCAACCCACTCAACAGACTCAAACTGGATAACCGCAAACTGGCTG GAATCCTCTCTCAAAGAATGTTTGTGATGTTACCATGTCGGGGTGTAGGG GTTGATAATGACACGATCTGGAACGAGTCGCACACGTCCACGGCGTCACGCATGGCGGCGGGCAGCGTCGTCGAGCTGGCTTTCCGAGTGGCTAAAGGGGAGCTGAAG AACGGCTTTGCTGTGGTCAGACCACCAGGGCACCACGCCGACCCCTCCAATCCAAT GGGTTTCTGTTACTTCAACTCAGTGGCCATTGCAGCCAGACAGCTTCAACATAAGCTCAGCGTCAGTAAAATCCTCATAGTGGACTGG GATGTTCACCATGGTAACGGGACCCAGGAGGTGTTCTACAGCGACCCCAATGTCCTCTACATGTCACTTCACCGCTATGATGATGGAAACTTCTTCCCTGGCAGTGGGTCACCGGCAGAA GTCGGCTCTGGGGCTGGTGAGGGCTTCAACGTCAACGTGGCCTGGACCGGAGGACTGGACCCCCCCATGGGAGATGCAGAGTACCTCGCTGCATTCAG gACGGTGGTGATGCCCATCGCTCAGGAGTTCTCCCCGGACGTGGTTCTGGTCTCAGCTGGGTTTGATGCTGCAGAGGGAAACCCGGCTCCTCTGGGAGGGTACAAGGTCTCCGCCAAAT GTTTCAGCTTCCTCACCCGCCAGCTCATGTCTCTGGCAGGGGGTCGGGTGGTCCTGGCCCTCGAAGGAGGTCACGACCTCACAGCCATCTGTGACGCCTCCGAGGCCTGCGTCAGTGCACTCCTGGGCATACAG gagCCACTGCCAGAGGAAGTCTTACTAGAGAAGCCCAACGCTAACAGTGTGCGCTCCCTGCAGACCGTCATACAGATCCAAA gtcAGTACTGGCAGAGTGTGAAGGCCTACAGTGGATCGGTGGCTTTGTCCTACATGGCTGCTCAGAGGAGAGACTGTGAGGAAGCAGATGCTGTAAACGCCTTGGCTTCGCTCTCAGTAGGAGTTCTGTCCAACAAGAG CCTCCCTGACGAACCGATGGAGCACGAGAGCGAGTCCATGTAG